TATTTAACCCAGCTTCAAACCTTGCGCTGCCACATTAAAGAAGTGCGCGTGTCTTTTAATTCCACAGCGCTTGACAATCGCTTGGCACTGCTGCCTTGCAATCCAGATAATCCGTTCGCCATTCCGTCAACGCCGGATGCTAATAAATTTCTTTATGTGACCTTCGCGCCTGGCACCGTTGCAACAACGGCTGTTCAAGTAACGTGGGGGGATGACACCAAAAGCGAAATCGTTCAATTCCGCCCTTGCAATGATGTCGGCGAGCAAACCTGCGCGGTTAAGTTGGATTAGCGCCAATTCAGCACGACTTTTCCTGATTGGCCAGATTTCATGGCGGCAAAACCTTGCTCAAAGTCATCAACACTAAAGCGGTGAGTGATGACTTTGGACACGTCTAATCCGTTTTGAAGCATGGCAATCATTTTGTACCAAGTTTCAAAAATTTCGCGGCCATAAATGCCTTTTAGCGTAATCGCCTTAAACACAATCCGGCTCCAATCGACGGGGCTTTTTCCCGGTGGAATACCGAGCATTGCAATGCGTCCGCCCATCACCATCGATTCAACCATTTGATCAAGGGCTACCTGATTGCCTGACATCTCAAGCCCAACATCAAAGCCTTGCATAATGTTCAATTGCGCTTGGATGTCGTTAAGGTCGTCTTTTTTCACATTACAAGGCGTCACATCAGCAACCTTTGTTGCAAGGTCGAGACGGTCTTGATTGAGATCAGTGATCACCACGTTGCGCGCACCTGCATGTCTCGCGACTGCTGCCGCCATAATGCCGATGGGTCCAGCACCTGTAATCAACACATCCTCACCCACCAGATCAAACGATAGGGCTGTATGAACAGCATTGCCCAAGGGATCGAGAATGGCACCGATGTCGTCGCTAATTTCATCAGGCAAAGGCACCACGTTAAAAGCGGGCAGGCATAGATATTCTGCAAAAGCACCTTGTTCATTCACACCAATACCGCGCGTTTCGGGATCAAGGTGGAATTTACCGGCGCGGCTTTGGCGGGATTGCGTGCCGATCAGATGACCTTCACCACTGCACCGTTGCCCAAGTACCAAGCCTTCAACATTGCGCCCAAGCTCGACAATTTCACCCGCAAATTCATGACCTGTAATCAGCGGCACGGGTACAGTTTTTTGCGCCCAATCATCCCAGTTCCAGATATGAATATCGGTGCCACAAATGCCTGTCTTGTTGATGCGGATCAGCACATCATCTGGCCCGATTTCAGGAACAGGCGCAGTTTGCATCCAAAGCCCTTCACGGGCGTGGAGTTTAGCAAGCGCTTTCATCTCATTGGTCATGCCAAAACTCCCACCGCTTTACCTGCGATTTCAAAAGCGGATAACGCACGATCCAAATCATCTTTAGTAAGGGCTGCATTCATCTGAGTTCGGATGCGGGCTTGTCCGCGTGGGACGACAGGGAAAAAGAAACCACTGACATAAACGCCTTCGTCAAAAAGTCGAGCTGCCATATCTTGCGCCAAATGAGCTTCACCGAGCATGACGGGGATGATGGGATGTTCGCCCGCTAAAAGCTCAAAACCTAAACCCTCAAGACCCGCTCGCCAGTAAGCGGCATTATCAAAAAGCTGAGCACGCAACGCATCACCCTCCTCAACCAAGCGGATGGCTTCAATACCAGCCGCAACGATGGCGGGCGGTAGTGAATTTGAAAACAGATAAGGCCGTGCTCGCTGTCTTAGAAGATCAATGACAGATTGCGGGCCAGCAATATACCCACCGATTGAACCGCCGAGCGCCTTGCCAAGTGTTCCCGTCAAAATATCAACATCGACACCAAAGTGCTGAGGCGTACCCTGCCCCTTTGGCCCCATGAACCCTGTCGCATGACAATCATCAACCATAACGAGGGCATCATATTTTTCAGCGAGTTTTGTGATTTCAGGCAGGTTCGCAAGATAGCCATCCATGCTGAAAACGCCATCGGTTGCGATCATAATGAAACGCGCACCATCGGCTTTTGCAGTCTTCAATTTTTCTTCTAAATCCGACATATCGGAATTGGCATAGCGATAGCGTTTCGCCTTACAAAGACGGATACCATCAATAATGGAGGCGTGATTTAAGGCATCCGAAATTATCGCATCTTCAGGCCCAAGCAGCGGTTCAAACAAACCACCATTTGCATCAAAGCAGGCGGCGAATAAGATTGAATCGTCTTTTCCCAAAAACTGAGCAAGTCGCTTTTCAAGATCGCGGTGCAAATCTTGCGTGCCACAAATAAACCGCACAGACGCCATGCCAAACCCATTGCTATCCATCGCGGTTTTGGCAGCCGTTATAAGGTCTGGATGATTGGCTAGCCCAAGATAATTATTCGCACATAAATTGATGACGGGCTTACCGTTCGCCGTAATTTTGCCGCCTTGTGGCGACGTAATGAGGCGCTCGCGCTTTGTTAGCTGCTCTGCTTCAATTTGAGCGAGCGTATCATCCATGTGGGATAAGAATGCATGGGTCATGGCAATCTCCTTTTCAAAGAAGATTGCATAACGGATAAAAATCCGCAATAGTAGAATTATATAAAAACAGAAAAATATCCACTATAATGGATATTAGTTATTTTCCACTCACCACTAAAAATGCACGGGCTGGTCCATTTGCGCTAATTTTATGAGGGACATCGGCTGGATAACGGGCTGTATCACCCTCTAACAAATGATCAACCACGTCACCACTCATCACCGTCAAATTCCCTTCAACCACGGTTAAATGCTCCCGTGTGCCCTGAGCATGAGGTTGGCTATCAAGTAGACCGTTTTGGGTGAAGCGAAGATCGTAAACCTCGTGCTGACCGGCCTCTTCAGGAGGTGACAGAATACGAATTGTGCACCCCGCCCCATGGTTTTCTATGGTCGGCACCGCGCCATTACGCAAAACTTCAATACTGTTTGCAAGGTCACCTTCTAAGAGGCCCGAAAAATCAACCTGAAGAGCCTTGGTCAAATTCCACAAAGTAGAAATGGTGGGCGACGATTCCCCGCGCTCAATCTGGCTGACCATGCTGCGCGATACACCAGACAATTTAGCCACCGCATCAAGGGACAACCCTTTGGCACGTCTAGCCTCTTTCAAACGAGCAGGCAGTAAGGACAAGATTGCGTCGGTATTTTCCATAATAACGGATACTTACAAAATTCAGCCCAACACGGTCAAGCAGGATTTAAGCGCGCACGACGTAATTGTGTGGAAGACAATGGCGAGCGTGGTGCGTGGATGAATGTCCATGCCGGTGCCCTAAAGTTTTTCAAAAGCGCCGCATCTTGCTCATCCAATCGCGTCTGTGCGAATTTACGCGCAACCATTGACGCGCGGGATGCAAGCGTGTCACCTGGGCGATCAATCACCGCAATTGGCACGTTATCAACAATCTCTTCCCAGCGCTCCCAGTGATGAAAGTTGGTGAGGTTGTCTGCCCCCATCAACCAGACAAATCGAACGGTCGGAAAGC
This genomic interval from Hyphomicrobiales bacterium contains the following:
- the tdh gene encoding L-threonine 3-dehydrogenase → MKALAKLHAREGLWMQTAPVPEIGPDDVLIRINKTGICGTDIHIWNWDDWAQKTVPVPLITGHEFAGEIVELGRNVEGLVLGQRCSGEGHLIGTQSRQSRAGKFHLDPETRGIGVNEQGAFAEYLCLPAFNVVPLPDEISDDIGAILDPLGNAVHTALSFDLVGEDVLITGAGPIGIMAAAVARHAGARNVVITDLNQDRLDLATKVADVTPCNVKKDDLNDIQAQLNIMQGFDVGLEMSGNQVALDQMVESMVMGGRIAMLGIPPGKSPVDWSRIVFKAITLKGIYGREIFETWYKMIAMLQNGLDVSKVITHRFSVDDFEQGFAAMKSGQSGKVVLNWR
- a CDS encoding glycine C-acetyltransferase; this translates as MTHAFLSHMDDTLAQIEAEQLTKRERLITSPQGGKITANGKPVINLCANNYLGLANHPDLITAAKTAMDSNGFGMASVRFICGTQDLHRDLEKRLAQFLGKDDSILFAACFDANGGLFEPLLGPEDAIISDALNHASIIDGIRLCKAKRYRYANSDMSDLEEKLKTAKADGARFIMIATDGVFSMDGYLANLPEITKLAEKYDALVMVDDCHATGFMGPKGQGTPQHFGVDVDILTGTLGKALGGSIGGYIAGPQSVIDLLRQRARPYLFSNSLPPAIVAAGIEAIRLVEEGDALRAQLFDNAAYWRAGLEGLGFELLAGEHPIIPVMLGEAHLAQDMAARLFDEGVYVSGFFFPVVPRGQARIRTQMNAALTKDDLDRALSAFEIAGKAVGVLA
- a CDS encoding XRE family transcriptional regulator, producing the protein MENTDAILSLLPARLKEARRAKGLSLDAVAKLSGVSRSMVSQIERGESSPTISTLWNLTKALQVDFSGLLEGDLANSIEVLRNGAVPTIENHGAGCTIRILSPPEEAGQHEVYDLRFTQNGLLDSQPHAQGTREHLTVVEGNLTVMSGDVVDHLLEGDTARYPADVPHKISANGPARAFLVVSGK